GCTTCACCCACGGCCTGGATCGGTTGAAGCGTTCCCACTTCACTCTGACCCCAGATCAAGGACACGATTTTGGTTGGAGGTTCGAGCAATCGCTGGAGATGTTGCATCTCGATCTGTCCATCGGCATCGACCGGCCATCGCTCCACCGTCCATCCGCTCTCGGCCAATTGCTGCGCTGCAGCTGCAACGGCCGGGTGTTCCACAGCAGAGATCACCAATCGTCCTGGTGATTCGGTTTTGGCCAGTCCAAGCAGGGCGAGATGGGCAGACTCGGTGGCCCCTGAGCTGAACAGGATCTCTGACCGGTCCGCCCCCAGGCTCTCTCCAATGGAAAGGCGCGCCCGTTCCAGCGACTCAGCCGCATCACAGCCGATGCGATGCAGGCTCGAGGGATTGCCCCAGCTTTCCTGTTGCACCTTGCCCATGCAAGCCATCACGCTCTCTCTCAGGGGAGCTGTGGCACACCCATCCAGGTAAAAGTAGGGGCCTTCAGGGCCTGTCATCGCGATTCAATCGGGACAGGGTTCGCTCTTCGAGGGAATCTCCAGCGAGGTTGATCATCGCGTCGAGCGAAGTGGACGACAAAAATTGTTGAACGCGCGCCTGCGCCTCCTCCCGGAGGCAGTGGTCCGGTTGCTGGCAGGAGTCTTTGCAATCATTTGCGCAGTCCAAGCTGTTCGACACGGGCGCTGATGCTGGGGAGGCATCCCTGGACGATGGTGTTGGTTGTCCAACGGCTTTCCCTGGGATTGGCTGTTGTTGAGATGACCGTTGTTGGGAACCCTGTCCTTGGCCTGGCTGTGGGAGCAATTCAGGATTCAGAACACCATCAAACACGGCGACGGCGGGGCCAGTCATAAACACGGAGCCTTGGGGATCAGGCCAGCTGATCTCAAGTGGCCCCCCTGGAAGTTTCACCGTGGCCTTTGAATTCGACAGGCCGAGCAGCGTGGCGGCAACGAGCGTGGCGCAGGCTCCGGTGCCACAAGCCAGGGTGGGACCTGCTCCGCGCTCCCACACACGGATCTCAAGGGTGTGCTGATCGATCACTTCCAGGAAGTGAACATTCGTTTTGGCTGGAAAAAAAGGATGGACCTCCAGCGCCGATCCCCATGCGTCGAAGGGGATGGTTTGCAGATCTTGCACGGGCACGACCACGTGGGGATTGCCCATTCCCACAGCGGCGAGTTGAAGGCTGCTGCCCTGGAGATCGATCTCTCCTTGCGGAAGTCCAGACGGTCCTGTTGTGAGGGTTGTTGGAATGGCGCCGGGATCTAGAAATGGCTGCCCCATATCGACCCGGATCTGTCCGTCCTCACAGAGTTCGGGGACGATGACGCCTGCCATCGTTTCGGTTCTCCACGTCCGTCCTGGCTGATCCCCATCGCTATCAGCAAGAAAACGGGCTAGACAGCGAATGCCGTTGCCGCACATCTCGGCCTCGCTTCCATCTGCATTGAAAATGCGCATCCGCAGTTCTTCGCCATGCTGTGGGGGCAGGGCCAAAATCAAGCCATCGCCTCCGATTCCAAATCGGCGATCACACAGCTGGCGCACCCAATGGGGATCTGGCTCCGTGATGTTGAGAGGAAGTTGCCCAGCACGGCCTTCCAACAGCACGAAGTCATTGCCTAAACCTTGATACTTGCTGAACTGCAGCATGAAATGTCCGATCCCTCTCTGATCCTATGGAGCCAAGTTCCTTCGATCCGAGCTTGCCCAGCATTCGCTTGCTGCAGACATGGATTCGTGAAGAAAAAATTCTCAGCCTTGAACTCAGCGACGGACGTCGGCTGATTGGAGTGCTGATCTGGCAAGACCAACATTGTTTGGCCCTGCAGCCGTCGGATTCTGATGATCCCGTTTTGATCAGTCGTGCCGCGATGCTCCTGGTCCGTCCGCTGCCCCGGGGCCTTTAAGGAACAGCATTTGTGTCACGATCTGTCCAAATGTTCCCCTGCCGTGACGGCTTCCTCGTCCCCATCCGCCAACGCAGCCTCTACGGCTACTGATCGGTATCAACCCCTTGCGCTCGAAGAGCGATGGCAAGCCCTTTGGAAGGAGAAGCGTCTCTATGAAACGCAGGACCCGAAGCCTGGCCAGAGAGCTTTTTATGCGTTGTCGATGTTTCCCTATCCCTCGGGAACGCTTCACATGGGACATGTCCGTAATTACGTGATTACGGATGTGATTGCCCGGGTGCAACGCATGCGAGGGGATGCGGTGCTTCATCCGATGGGGTGGGATGCTTTTGGCTTACCAGCTGAAAATGCAGCGATCGAACGCCAGATCGAACCCGGCGTTTGGACGGACAGCAACATCGCCCAGATGCGAGGCCAGTTAGGACGCCTGGGCTTGTCGATTGACTGGAAACGTGAGCTGGCAACCTGCCACAACGATTACTACCGCTGGACGCAGTGGCTGTTCCTGGAACTGCATGCGGGCGGACTTGCCTATCAAAGGGATGCCACTGTCAACTGGGATCCGGTGGATCAAACGGTGCTCGCGAATGAGCAAGTGGATGCGGATGGTCGCTCCTGGCGCTCAGGTGCGCTAGTGGAAAAGCGTGACTTGCGCCAATGGTTTTTACGCATCACTGATTACGCCGACGCCCTGCTTGATGATCTCGATCAACTGCAGGGTTGGCCTGAGCGCGTCCGCACCATGCAGGCCAATTGGATTGGCCGTTCGATTGGGGCCGAGATCGATTTTCAAGTGGAGGGCCATTCAGGGACTTCCATCACCGTTTTCACAACGCGACCAGACACGTTGTTTGGAGTGAGCTATCTCGTTTTGGCTCCTGAGCATGCTCTCGTTGATCAACTCACCACAAGCGATGAACGCATCTCGGTGACGGCATTTCGGGTTCTCATGGCCGAATTAAGTCAGGAGGAGCGGACCTCTGATGATCAACCAAAACGCGGTGTTCCCACCGGTGCGGTTGCCATTAATCCAGCCAATGGTGAATCAATTCCTATTTGGATTGCCGATTACGTGCTGGCTGATTACGGAACGGGCGCTGTGATGGGTGTCCCGGCCCATGACGTTCGCGATTTTTCATTCGCTCGCCAACATGAATTGCCCGTTCAACGGGTGATTGAAGTCTCAGGAACCAATGAGCATGTCAATGACGGTGAAGCTTGGACAGGTCCAGGCACCCTGATTCATAGCGCTGGGTTTAGTGGTTTAACGAATGATGAGGCTAAAACTGCGATCACCAATCATGGATCTGAGAACGGTTGGGCGCGAGCGAAACGTCAATACAGGCTTCGCGATTGGTTGATTTCCCGCCAAAGGTATTGGGGATGCCCCATTCCAATTATTCATTGTGATGATTGTGGTGCTGTTCCGGTCCCTCGTGATCAGCTTCCTGTGGAATTACCAACTGGAATTGATCTCAATGGCGCGGGAGGATCTCCCCTCGCTCGCGTAGACGATTGGGTCAATGTGAGCTGTCCTAAATGTGGAAAACCAGCTCGGCGTGAAACCGACACTATGGACACATTCATGTGTTCGTCCTGGTATTACTTGCGCTTTGCAGATCCGCATAATCAAGACCTCCCATTTGATGCAAGCGCGGTTAATCGCTGGTTGCCCGTTCAACAGTATGTGGGGGGAATTGAGCATGCCATTCTTCATTTGTTGTATGCGCGCTTTTTTACGAAGGCACTCAATGATCGCGATTTATTAAAAACAAAGGAACCCTTCGAACGCCTGCTAACCCAAGGCATGGTGCAGGGCACCACCTACCGCAATCCAAGAACAGGGCGCTATGTCTCCCCGGCGGCTGTGAAGGATGAATCCAATCCCCTTGATCCGGATGACGGTGGACCGTTAGAGGTTTTGTTTGAAAAAATGTCCAAATCGAAACACAACGGGGTGGACCCTGCTGCTGTGATCGATCGCTATGGCGCCGATACGGCTCGGATGTTCATTCTCTTCAAAGCGCCCCCTGAAAAGGATTTGGAATGGGATGACGCTGATGTTGAGGGTCAATTTCGCTTCTTACAGCGTCTTTGGCGCCTTGTGGATGCGGAGGTCAACCACGACGCAGCCTCCTCGGCAACAGGTGAATCAGACAGTGACATGCGTCGGGCTGTGCACCAGGCCATCAAGGCTGTTGGCGAGGATCTCAGCGGGGACTTTCAGTTCAATACAGCGATTTCGGAGCTGATGAAGTTGAGCAATGCCCTCTCTTCTGGCTTGGTTCAAGCCTCTACTGGAGTGCGGCAAGAAGCAATGTCAGCGCTCGTTCGTTTGTTGGCGCCATTTGCACCTCATCTGGCCGAGGAGTTTTGGCAACGACTCGGCGGTGAAGACAGCGTTCACCTTCAGCCTTGGCCCGAGCATGACCCGGAGGCCTTGATCATGGATTCCATTGAAGTGGTGATCCAGGTCAAAGGAAAGGTACGGGGCTCGATGTCCGTAGCTGTTGATTGCAGCAAGGATGAACTCGAGCGCCTGGCTCTTGCCAGCGATGTGGCCCAACGCTGGCTGGAAGGCAAGCCGCCAAGGCGCGTCATTGTGGTGCCAGGAAAGCTGGTTAATTTGGTGCCAAGCGCTTAACCGATCAGCGATCAGCCTTTGCTGAAGCGCAGGGAAGCAGGACTGTCCCAGCTTCCCTGTGCCACATATCCACGATCGTTTCCTGTGAGATGACGCAGGATCCAGAAAATGGCTTCTTCGCTGCCGGATCCAATCGCCTTTTGGATATCGACGGCAGATCTCGACACTCCATCAGAGAGAACTTCTTCCACTTGCTTTTGCAAATTGAGAATGGCGGCTGCGGCTTTTTTGCCCGCTTCGACTCCTGGCTGGTGATAAGCATTCACATTTACCAATTCTCCGTAAAAACCAACGGCCCGCTCAAACAAGGCGATCAACGCTCCGAGTCGGCGCGCGTCAAAGCGCCGCATGCTGATGCTCAAGCTTTGCCGCCCTCCTTCCGTGAGTGCTGAACGCGTTCCTTGCAAGAACCCATCGAGGAAATCTCCAGGACGCTCCCCCTCGATCGAAGGGATGTCATCCACATCACGCAGGACTTCGATGAAGGTCACGAAAAAATTATCGATGCCATCCCGTAGTTGCTGCACGTAAGCGTGCTGGTCGGTGGATCCCTTATTTCCATACACGGCAATGCCCTGATGCACTTCCTTGCCATCGCGATCAAGACGTTTGCCAAGCGATTCCATGACCAGCTGTTGCAGGTAACGGCTGAAAACCTCTAAGCGATCTCGGTAGGGGAGCACGACCATGTCCCGTTTGCCTTTGCCTTCGCCCGCGGCATACCAGGCCGCTGCCATCAAAGCTGCTGGATTGCGGCGGACGTCTGGACAGCGAGTGGCTTCATCCATCTGGGCGGCACCCGCCAAGAAACCACGGATGTCGCACCCGATCAAAGCGCCTGGAAGTAACCCGACAGCACTCGTGATGCTTGTGCGACCACCAATCCAGTCGAACATGTCAAAACGCTGGAGCCAGTTCTCTTTTTCCGCCTGCTGATCGAGCTTGCTGCCCGCCATGGTGACCACAACCGCTTGCCCTGGCCAAATGCCACCATGAGCTTCCAGACGGTGTCTGGCCTGCTCCATACCTAGGTGGGGTTCGGGTGTTCCCCCCGACTTGCTGACGGTGATCACCAGCGTTGTACGGAGACGTTCACCGAGCGCTGCAAGAACTCGGCTCATGCCATTGGGATCCACGTTGTCAAAAAAGTGGAACGGCAGGCCTACGCCATGGTCTTGAAGAGCACGAACCATAAGCAAAGGACCGAGGGCACTGCCGCCAATCCCGATCCAAAGAACATCCGTAAAAGGCTGGCCGTTGGGGGCCTGAATGGATCCCGCAATGATCGCCTTGCCGAATTGATCGATGGCATCGATTTCAGCGGAGATGCTCTCGCCAACCTGCTGTTCCGGCGCTAGCTGCGGCTGACGTAACCAATAGTGGCCCACCTGACGTTGTTCATCGACGTTGGCAATCGCACCTCCCTCCAACTCCTCCATCGCCTTGAAGGCTTGTTCCAGACGGGGGGTGAGCGTCTCGAGAGCAGAACTGTTGAGATGCATTCGACTGACATCGAGCCAGAGGCCGAGATCGTCGTGATACCAAAGCAAATCGCAAAAGCGTTGCCACTGGGTCTGGCTATCGATGGCGCTGAAATCCGGGAAGCTCATCTCTGGCGGAGAACCTTCATCCCTGAACCTATCCGTGATTGTCCGAGATGCCCACGAATTGGAATATCGCGGTTATTCTCTCGTCAGAATTGTTGACGGTGTTTGGTGAGTCTTTTGGGACGACAGGTTGCTGCCATAGCGGGAGTTCTGGGCTTCATCTGTTTGTCCATTGCTCACCTTCGCAGCACGGCGAGCCTGCCATTGGTTGATGCTGAGATCCAGGCGCCGTTCATGCAGGAAGATCCCAGTGTCTTCAGCCCAGAAGAGTTGTTGCTGTTGCAGGGTCGTTTTGGTGTGCATGGCCCCCAGACCCGACTTGCTCAGTTGTTCACGCGGGGCATGGACCAATTCCAGCCTCTGCGCACTCAAACGGTGAACCGGCTTCAAGCACTGAAGCCAGTCATTAAGAGGGAATCCCGCCACCATCGCGTGAATCCGATGCTGGTCACGGCGATCTTGTTTGATGAAATTCAGCATTCCAAGCCAGGAGAGGATTTGCCTTTCGTTGTGCATTCCGGTTTTGTGTCAACGCACGGCCCTGCTCAACTAGGAATCAGTGAGTTGATCCATCAAGGTCGGCTTCCCTTGCAACCATCCAAAGCCGAAATTGCTGAAGCTAGAAATTTATTAATGAATTCCGAAGCCAATGTGGAATTGCTTGCAGCAAAAATAGCTCGTCTGAAAAAAAAACTAGGCCTTTCTCCTGATCAAGTTTTAATCGCGAGTCGTTCGTATGTTGATGCCAAGGCGATTGCCACTTTGGCCTACCTCCATAACGGCAAACTTGATTATCCCAGGCGTGTGTTGCGCTACATGCAAGATCCTGAGTTGCACGGCCTGATCTTTTCGGAGCAGCGGCCGGCGACTCAGCCTTTGATTTAGGCATTGTTTTTAGAGTTATCTTTTATCGCATATTGCGTTTGGTTTATCGCGTATTGCGTTTGGCGATGAAGCTCCACCTTTCTGGATTTCTGCTGCGGTGCTAGGGGCAAAGAGCTTTTAATGCGGCTAGGCGAGTTTGCAGTTCCTGCCAATCAAAACTCCTTGGATCACCGCGTTCACCACCAAGATCAACATGGCGATGGGTCGTAATGGCTGCTGGAGTAAAGCCAAAACGATCGATCCAGTCTTTCAGGACAAGGGCTAGGGAGTCATATTGAGCTGAGGAGTATCCGCTATGGCTAGACCGGCTATTTCTGCCATCTTGAGGCGTTTCTAGGCTTAGGTGAAGCGCAAAGTTATTCACTGAGCCTCTGATTTTTGCATTGGTGACGGCCCATTCGCCCAGAAATGCTGAATATCCCGCTCCATAGGCGCGTTTGAGTGGATCAACGAGATCAACAATTTTTCCATCAAGACCAATCACTGTGTGATAACTCACTTGATCTGCATCTCTGGGATGGGGGGTAATAAAGGTATTCACAGCCGATTGCAGCGAGTACACCGTTTCATGGAGGACAACGACGCGGGGATCTGGATTGAGAGCGACTCCCCAGGGATTCACCCTGAAGCGTTCTCCGAAATTCGTGGGATCTGTTGCTACGGACACCCGCCGTTGTTTGAGTGTGTGCTGTTGTGCTTGCAGACGGTTTGTGACCTTGGAGTCAAAACCTGAACATTGTTTCGCTAAGGGTGAAGACCAGGAGATCGCCCTGGGGGGTTGAGGTTGTCTTGTTTGCTCAGATTTTGTACCCTCTCGTTTCGCCTCGCTGCCGACTTCGTCAAGAAGATCGAGAAGGGACGGACTGCTGGCTTTCAAGGCACCACTTTGATCATTGCTCAACCAAGCCAGAGCACCCATCCCAAGAACCAGGGTGCCGCTACAAAGAATCAGAGTCGCACCACGATGCTGGAGGTGAGACTGCAGACGCTTCCAGATTCCAGTCACACGATTGAAAACCATCGATCACGCAATTCTTTTTGTGATGACGAAGCACCAGAGTCCCAGCTGATCTCCCAGCGCTCCACGATTGGATCCTTTTTCTTCAGAATTGTGGAGCCAAGACGTCCGCGACGTGCGTACAGAACGGGGATCTGTTCTGGACCTTGAAGCAATGCTTGCCAATGCTCAAGCCCCCTTAAACGCCAATCATGCGCTCCGATCAGTTCGTCGCCTGGCACCAGCCCTGCTTGTTCGGCAGGACCATCAGGATTCACTTTGTTGATCAACAGTCGACCTTTTTGTTTGGAAAGTTGCATGCCGACGTCGGCATGTTTCGAGTGAATCGCAACGGCCTGAAGTCCCAGGGCGTTCAGGCAGTCGTGAATTGGAACGGCCATCGTCTTTTCAAGCCAGGTTGGTAAAACTTTGGCTAGTGATTTGTTATGTGCTTCTACAGCCTCCAGTAGGTCGGTTGGCTCATAGCCCTTGCCATGACGTCCGAAGCGCTGCCACAGATCTCGAAGAACGAAGGCGAGAGCCGATCCCGACTGCCTTAGCTGAACATCAAGGCAAAATGAGAGAACAGTTCCGAGGCGATAATAACTAATTTGGGAGAGAGAATTTGCAGGTGTTTGCTTATAAAGCCTCAGCCATGCTTCTCTTGAACTATCAGCCAAAGATTGAATCTTGCATCCCGGATTCAGGAGCACATGAGAAATATCTTTTCCTAAATCATCGAGGAACGTCTGTCGATCAGATTTAGCTGCTAAAAGTGATAGGGTGAGATCAAAATAACTGGTAATCCCTTCACCAAACCAAAGCCCATCGCTGATTTCAGCTTTGTCGTATCGATAGGGAACATAGGCGCCTGGGCGAAGTCTGCGAACATTCCATTGGTGAAAGTATTCATGGCCAATCAATTGCAGGAGCTGCCGGTAGCCATCCTTTTTGGTTAACGCTTCCCATGAAAATTGAAGCACTGAGGAATGATCATGCTCTAGTCCTCCGTAGCCTTGATCGAGTAGCTGAATGACGAATTGGTAGCGATCCCCAGCCGGTGGTGGGGTTCCCATCAACGTGCAAGCGGCTTCACAGACGGCCTCAATATCCGCTTCAAAAGTCGAAGGCCAACCCATCGGTGGCTCTCCAATCGTGAGCAATTCATGCGGATGCCCACAGACTGCGAATGGGCGTGAATGAAAGGGGCCGGCGTGCACGGGTGCATCGACGAGCTGGTCGAAATCGTTTGCGTCGTAGCCATCGTCAACCTTTGCCAGGGGGACATGGCCGAACCAACCGCTGGGCAACGACAGCTGGAGATGATGAGGATTCCAGCGTTCTCCATCAATCAGCATCACCACTGCAGGAAGGCACAGGGATGCAAAATCTGGATCGAGGTGATTGGTGCGAACCGTGAGCTGACGCGCTTCCAGCGTGTAGGTCAAGCAAACGGGGTGAAGGGTCTGGAGCTCTGCCGTCCAGCGAGAAGGGGCCACTCGCTTGGTGCAAACCGCACGGCCTGATTGTTGAAACTGAAGACTGTGGAGATGCTGTGCGTGGTCGCGAACGGTGTAAGACCCTGGAGTCCATATCGGCATCAGCCAGGTTTGATGTCGTCCCCGAGGTGTCCACTCGAGTTTCACCCTGAGTTGCTGACGGGCAGGCTCGCAGAGATCGATTGAAATCCTGACACCACCCATCAGCCCATGGCTCTCTCTGCTCCGATTGGGTCTGTCGTTTCGATGGAAGGAACGAAGCCGACTCCCTCTGCGGAGCGCAGGGCCGATCTAAGGGCGTAGGCCCGCAAGATGGTGTTGAGATGGGTTTTATGTCCTACGGAATCTTTGGTTTGACCAAGATCCAACATCAAAGCCAACGATCCATCGGCTTCCCACCTCCAGCCCATTTGCAGGCCGCTGCTGTCTGTGGCGACCAATTCAGCCGGATAGATGTCTTGTCCAAACGCTTTGATCAAGCCGGGACGCTGAACGAGGTAGTGCTCCGCTAACAGAGTTTCCTCAAGAAGCTCGAGGTCTTTGATGACGGTTGGCAGGATGGTCAGATGGGACATGAGCACATGATGCCCGCGCCTTTGAACCTTAGCCACTGTGTGGCTGATTCACTCGATTCAGGTCTTGCGTTGAACTCCCCTTCGATTCAGGAATGGCCAACGTTTCAGCCAGCTCTCCGACTCGGAGTGATGGCATCAGGTAACGGCAGCAATTTTGAGGCGATTCAAGCGTCGATCGCAGCCAACGCTCTGCATGCCGACATTCGCCTTTTAGTGGTCAACAATCAAGGCTGTGGCGCTGAACAGAGAGCCCAACGGCTCAACATTCCATGCCAGTTATTGGATCACCGACAGTTTGAGACAAGAGAGCGGCTTGATCACGCCCTTGTGAAGGCATTTCTTGAGGCAGACGTGGACTTGATTGTGATGGCTGGATGGATGAGGATTGTGACGCCAGTGCTGATTGAAGCCTTCCCCAACAGATTGCTCAATATCCACCCATCCCTTCTCCCCAGCTTTAAAGGCCTCGATGCGGTTGGGCAGGCGCTTGAAGCGTCGGTGCGGATTAGTGGTTGCACGGCCCATCTGGTTCAGGCTGATGTCGATACGGGCCCCGTGATCGCTCAGGCGGCTGTTCCAGTTCTTCCAGATGACAGTCCGGAGTCCTTGGCCATGCGAATTCAAGCCCAGGAGCATCGCATTTTGCCCTGGGCGATCGCTCTTGCAGGAGTGAAGTGGCGCCAGAGGTCAGGGATAAAAGGGAGTGAGTGGTAATCCTGTCGCTTCAGGCAGTCCTGCCATGAGGTTGAGACATTGAATCGCTTGCGCAGCTTGTCCTTTCATCAAGTTGTCAACAGCGCTCATCAGGACAAGTCGTCCCGTTCGGTTGTCTACCTGCACGGATAAAAAGGCACGGTTGGTGTGTTTTGCCCACTTTGTTGCTGGGTACGTTCCCACCGGTAACACTGTGACGCAGGCGTGATGGCGATAAAAACTGTCCAGAACTGTGGTGCAGTCTTCGGCCGTCAGTCCGGGATCGCGTAACCGGGCATAGACGGTTGAGAGCAGTCCTCGCACCATCGGCACGAGATGAGGTGTGAACTGCAGCTGGATCGCACATCCGGCAATCTCACTAGCCATCTGCTCAATTTCTGAGGTGTGGCGATGGCCGACGACGCCGTAAGGACAGATCGATTCAGAGCCTTCTGCCAGGAGCAGATGTTCCTTTGCCGCGCGTCCTCCACCCGATGTGCCCGTTTTCGCATCAATGATCACCCCGTCCTGTTCGATCAATCCTTGTTTGAGGAAGGGCAGGAGTGGAAGCAGGCTCGTGGTGGGAAAGCAGCCCGGTGCTGCGACCAATCGAGCTGAAGCAATGGCAGGGGCATTCCACTCAGGCAACCCATACACCGCCTCAGAACAGAGTTCGCTATCCGTCCGCTTACAAGAGCGAGCTTCCTGGGCGTAGACCTCCGACCACTGGTCGAGCGAGCGGTAGCGGTAATCGGCGGAGAGATCCACGACCCGAACGCCTCGTTCCAGAAGCTCAGGAACCAGGCCACTTGCCAGTCCATTGGGAAGGCTGAGCAAGGCCACATCAGCACGTTCGGCAATTCTTGCGGGCTCAGGCGTCTCCACCAGGGGATCATCCGGCAAGGGCAAAAACGGGCAAAGCTCGCTCCAACGCTTGCCAGCACTGCGTTCTCCGCCGAGAAAGCCGACGACAAAATCAGGATGGCCCTGCAACAGCCTCAGGCTTTGCAAGCCCCCATAACCGGATGCTCCGATGACCGCAACTCGATTGATCGCCATGAACGGAGCAGATTGATCGGCTGATCGTACTGGCGTCGATCATGATGAGAGCTTGTTGGATACCTAGAACGCTGAGCCATTCAGCCGAAGCTGCCGAGGGCATGGATCCGATCTTTGACTCCATCCCTGACGCCCTCAACGCCATCCGTAATGGCGAGTGCGTTGTTGTGGTCGATGACGAACGCCGCGAAAACGAAGGAGATTTGATTTGTGCGTCGCAGTTTGCGACGCCAGAGCAGATCAATTTCATGGCCAAAGAGGCCCGGGGCTTGATCTGTCTCGCGATCGAAGGAGATCGTCTCGATGCCCTCGACCTCCCCTTGATGGTCGATCGGAACACCGATGAAAATCAGACGGCGTTCACGGTGAGTATCGATGCCGGGCCAGAGCATGGCGTCTCGACCGGAATTTCTGCGGAGGACCGCTCTCGCACGATTCAAGTTGTGCTTCGGGCTGATGCGAAACCATCCGATCTCAGGCGTCCAGGTCATGTGTTTCCGCTGAGGGCCCGTTCTGGAGGGGTGCTTAAGCGGGCAGGACATACGGAAGCTGCTGTTGATCTTGCCCAGCTCGCTGGACTGATTCCATCGGGGGTGATTTGTGAAATTCAGAATTCCGATGGGTCGATGGCCCGTCTGCCAGAACTTCAGGACTACGCGAAACAATTTGGATTGCGGCTGATCAGCATTGCTGACCTCATCAGCTACAGGCTGCAGAACGAACGTTTCGTGCGTCGACATGCTCAGGCTGTGATGCCCAGTCAGTTCGGACAGTTCCAGGCGATCGGATTTCGCAATGAACTGGACAACAGTGAGCATGTTGCTCTGGTGAAAGGAGTCCCTGGGCAATTGCAAGAACCTGTTTTGGTTCGTATGCACTCGGAGTGCCTCACGGGTGATGCCTTTGGTTCTCTGCGTTGTGACTGCAGACCACAACTTGAGGCCGCGTTATCGCAAATCGAGCAGGAGGGTGAAGGCGTTGTTGTGTATTTAAGGCAAGAAGGCCGTGGGATTGGCCTGATCAATAAGTTGAAGGCCTATAGCCTCCAAGACGGAGGTCTCGACACCGTCGAAGCGAACGAGAAGCTTGGATTTGGAGCAGATCTGCGCAATTACGGAGTGGGTGCTCAAATTCTGGGTGATCTGGGGATTCATCGCCTGAGGCTCCTGACCAACAATCCACGAAAAATTGCAGGACTTGGTGGCTATGGGCTGGAAGTGGTCAGTCGAATTCCTCTAATCATTAATCCGGGCGATTATAATGCGAATTATTTAGCCACAAAGCGCGACAAATTGGGGCACCTGTTTAATGAAAAAAACGCAACAAATGTTGTAACTCTAGCCTGGGATTGTGGTGAAGATCTGATCGCTGAGTTGCCGGATCTTCTGTATAGAGCTGAGATGTTGGCTTCAAAATTAAGCTTTAGCCTCCTTCCAGAACAAACACCAAGGCTGCTTGCGCTCTGGGAACGACCTCAATTTGTTTGGGCTGTTTCAGGCGAAACAGCGGCGATTGAGCAGTT
This portion of the Synechococcus sp. ROS8604 genome encodes:
- the dapF gene encoding diaminopimelate epimerase, with translation MLQFSKYQGLGNDFVLLEGRAGQLPLNITEPDPHWVRQLCDRRFGIGGDGLILALPPQHGEELRMRIFNADGSEAEMCGNGIRCLARFLADSDGDQPGRTWRTETMAGVIVPELCEDGQIRVDMGQPFLDPGAIPTTLTTGPSGLPQGEIDLQGSSLQLAAVGMGNPHVVVPVQDLQTIPFDAWGSALEVHPFFPAKTNVHFLEVIDQHTLEIRVWERGAGPTLACGTGACATLVAATLLGLSNSKATVKLPGGPLEISWPDPQGSVFMTGPAVAVFDGVLNPELLPQPGQGQGSQQRSSQQQPIPGKAVGQPTPSSRDASPASAPVSNSLDCANDCKDSCQQPDHCLREEAQARVQQFLSSTSLDAMINLAGDSLEERTLSRLNRDDRP
- the leuS gene encoding leucine--tRNA ligase; this encodes MTASSSPSANAASTATDRYQPLALEERWQALWKEKRLYETQDPKPGQRAFYALSMFPYPSGTLHMGHVRNYVITDVIARVQRMRGDAVLHPMGWDAFGLPAENAAIERQIEPGVWTDSNIAQMRGQLGRLGLSIDWKRELATCHNDYYRWTQWLFLELHAGGLAYQRDATVNWDPVDQTVLANEQVDADGRSWRSGALVEKRDLRQWFLRITDYADALLDDLDQLQGWPERVRTMQANWIGRSIGAEIDFQVEGHSGTSITVFTTRPDTLFGVSYLVLAPEHALVDQLTTSDERISVTAFRVLMAELSQEERTSDDQPKRGVPTGAVAINPANGESIPIWIADYVLADYGTGAVMGVPAHDVRDFSFARQHELPVQRVIEVSGTNEHVNDGEAWTGPGTLIHSAGFSGLTNDEAKTAITNHGSENGWARAKRQYRLRDWLISRQRYWGCPIPIIHCDDCGAVPVPRDQLPVELPTGIDLNGAGGSPLARVDDWVNVSCPKCGKPARRETDTMDTFMCSSWYYLRFADPHNQDLPFDASAVNRWLPVQQYVGGIEHAILHLLYARFFTKALNDRDLLKTKEPFERLLTQGMVQGTTYRNPRTGRYVSPAAVKDESNPLDPDDGGPLEVLFEKMSKSKHNGVDPAAVIDRYGADTARMFILFKAPPEKDLEWDDADVEGQFRFLQRLWRLVDAEVNHDAASSATGESDSDMRRAVHQAIKAVGEDLSGDFQFNTAISELMKLSNALSSGLVQASTGVRQEAMSALVRLLAPFAPHLAEEFWQRLGGEDSVHLQPWPEHDPEALIMDSIEVVIQVKGKVRGSMSVAVDCSKDELERLALASDVAQRWLEGKPPRRVIVVPGKLVNLVPSA
- a CDS encoding glucose-6-phosphate isomerase, with product MSFPDFSAIDSQTQWQRFCDLLWYHDDLGLWLDVSRMHLNSSALETLTPRLEQAFKAMEELEGGAIANVDEQRQVGHYWLRQPQLAPEQQVGESISAEIDAIDQFGKAIIAGSIQAPNGQPFTDVLWIGIGGSALGPLLMVRALQDHGVGLPFHFFDNVDPNGMSRVLAALGERLRTTLVITVSKSGGTPEPHLGMEQARHRLEAHGGIWPGQAVVVTMAGSKLDQQAEKENWLQRFDMFDWIGGRTSITSAVGLLPGALIGCDIRGFLAGAAQMDEATRCPDVRRNPAALMAAAWYAAGEGKGKRDMVVLPYRDRLEVFSRYLQQLVMESLGKRLDRDGKEVHQGIAVYGNKGSTDQHAYVQQLRDGIDNFFVTFIEVLRDVDDIPSIEGERPGDFLDGFLQGTRSALTEGGRQSLSISMRRFDARRLGALIALFERAVGFYGELVNVNAYHQPGVEAGKKAAAAILNLQKQVEEVLSDGVSRSAVDIQKAIGSGSEEAIFWILRHLTGNDRGYVAQGSWDSPASLRFSKG
- a CDS encoding helicase DnaB — encoded protein: MSIAHLRSTASLPLVDAEIQAPFMQEDPSVFSPEELLLLQGRFGVHGPQTRLAQLFTRGMDQFQPLRTQTVNRLQALKPVIKRESRHHRVNPMLVTAILFDEIQHSKPGEDLPFVVHSGFVSTHGPAQLGISELIHQGRLPLQPSKAEIAEARNLLMNSEANVELLAAKIARLKKKLGLSPDQVLIASRSYVDAKAIATLAYLHNGKLDYPRRVLRYMQDPELHGLIFSEQRPATQPLI
- a CDS encoding N-acetylmuramoyl-L-alanine amidase, translated to MVFNRVTGIWKRLQSHLQHRGATLILCSGTLVLGMGALAWLSNDQSGALKASSPSLLDLLDEVGSEAKREGTKSEQTRQPQPPRAISWSSPLAKQCSGFDSKVTNRLQAQQHTLKQRRVSVATDPTNFGERFRVNPWGVALNPDPRVVVLHETVYSLQSAVNTFITPHPRDADQVSYHTVIGLDGKIVDLVDPLKRAYGAGYSAFLGEWAVTNAKIRGSVNNFALHLSLETPQDGRNSRSSHSGYSSAQYDSLALVLKDWIDRFGFTPAAITTHRHVDLGGERGDPRSFDWQELQTRLAALKALCP